Below is a window of Thermodesulfobacteriota bacterium DNA.
AGAAGTCGCTCGGCGACAAGCTGGCTCCGACGGACACGCATTTCAACCCGTTTTATCCTGAGCGTCGCATGATCGATCAGGGCGGCGGTGGCGAGTAACGCGGCCGGGATCGAGGGTAGAGGGGGACATTCTTCGCTTCAAACGCGGGCGAAGGGGAAGAGTGTCCCCCGCCAGCTTGCGGCGCCGGGGAGGGAAACCTCCCCGGCGTCTTTTCATTTCCGCGAAAGGCTCCCGGCGTATACGCCTGCGACGATCAGCGCGCCGCCGACGATCCTTGCGGCTCCAACGGCCTCCGAAAGGATGAAGTGCGAGAGAATGACGCCGAAAAGCGGCACGAGGTAGACGAAGGCCGCGGCGCGCGAGGCGCCCATCTCCGCCACCGCGTCGTACCACCAGACGAAGCCGGCCACGGTCCCCAGGAGCGACAACTGGAGCACCGAGAGCCATCCCCAGCGCGTGAGGCCTCCTGCCGTTTCCTGGAGCGGCCCCTCCAGGAGGGCCGCGGGCAGCAGGAGGAGCGCCCCGAAGAGGGCCGCGTACGCGGTCGCGGTCAGCGGCGGCAAGCGGGCGAGGACCTTCTTCCCGAGGACGGTGTAGAGCGCCCACATCAGCGGCGCCCCCAGCAGCAGGAGGTCTCCGGGGTTCAGCGACAGGCTCCGAAGCGCCTCGAAGGATCCGTTCGACACGACCACCGCCACGCCGGACAGGGCGACGAGGAGCCCCAGCCACCGGGCCGGCCCGATCCGCTCCGTCAGCAGCAGCGCGGACAGCACCGCGGTTATCAGGGGGTTGAGCGCGACGATGAGCGAGCCGTTCGTCGCCGTTGTGAACGACAGCCCCTTGAGGAAGAAGAAGTTGTACAGGAATACCCCGGTGAGGCCCAGGGAGAGGAGGCCGATCCACTGGCCCGCCCCCCGGGGGAGGCGGGCACATTCCGGCGATCCGCCCCTCCGGACGGTCCATGCGATCAGGATGAAGAGCACGAGAGCCGCGATCGCGAAGCGCAGCAGTGCCACGGTAAACGGCGGCGCCTCGCCCACTGCCCA
It encodes the following:
- a CDS encoding DMT family transporter is translated as WAVGEAPPFTVALLRFAIAALVLFILIAWTVRRGGSPECARLPRGAGQWIGLLSLGLTGVFLYNFFFLKGLSFTTATNGSLIVALNPLITAVLSALLLTERIGPARWLGLLVALSGVAVVVSNGSFEALRSLSLNPGDLLLLGAPLMWALYTVLGKKVLARLPPLTATAYAALFGALLLLPAALLEGPLQETAGGLTRWGWLSVLQLSLLGTVAGFVWWYDAVAEMGASRAAAFVYLVPLFGVILSHFILSEAVGAARIVGGALIVAGVYAGSLSRK